The Streptomyces kanamyceticus DNA segment CCCCGTCCACCAGCACGTCGCCCGCCGACTTCACGTTCAGGAGCTTGGCCGAGTCGGCGGCGGCCGGACCCGACGTCATCGCGACGAGGGCCGCGGAGCTGAAGAGGACCGCGAGCGCTGTCGCGGTCGAGATGGTGCGCGTACGCACGATATGTGACCCCCCACATATGAAGATCCCAGGTCGGACGCCCGGGACGTGAACCCCCCGTTACAGCGCCCTCACATTAAGGCATTCCTGTGAAGGCCGTGAACGGAGTTTCGCCTGGGGCGCCACGGCACTCCGGGTCCGCCCACGCGCGCGTGCGCCGTTGACGCGCCCCTTCGCCCTGGGCATGCAATGGGCAATCAGGCAGTACGCCAGTACGCCTTCGAGGAGGAGACCATGGCCGTGTCCCCCATGCCCCAACCCGTCCCCGAGCAGCCGACCTGCGCGCAGGCCCTGCCCGTGCTCGCCCTGCTCGGCTCCTGCGGTTGCGGCCCGGGCTGCAGCTGCGGCTGCCAGTCGGGCGGCAGCTGCCAGTGCGGCGGCGGCTGCGGCTGACAGCTGACGCACGCGTGCCCCGTGCCACCGGTCATCCCGGCGGCACGGGGCACGTACCCGCGAAGAGCGCGAAGAGCGCGAAGAGGACGTGTAGGGCTACGCCCCCTCCACCGGCGTCCCCGTCGGCTGGATCTCGTCCGCGTGCTCACCCGTGACCAGGTACACGACCCGCTTGGCGACCGACACCGCGTGGTCCGCGAAGCGCTCGTAGTAGCGGCCGAGCAGGGTGACGTCGACGGCCGTCTCGATGCCGTGCTTCCAGCGGTCGTCGATCAGGTGCTGGAAGAGCGTGCGGTGCAGCTGGTCCATCTCGTCGTCGTCCTGCTCCAGCTGGAGCGCGAGGTCGACGTCCTTGGTGATGATGACCTCCGCGGCCTTCGCCATCAGGCGCTGGGCGAGCTGGCCCATCTCCAGGATGGTGGCGTGCAGGTCCTGGGGCACCGCGGAGTCGGGGAAGCGCAGCCGGGCCAGCTTGGCGACGTGCTGGGCGAGGTCGCCGGAGCGCTCCAGGTCGGCGCTCATCCGCAGCGAGGTGACCACGATGCGCAGATCCGTGGCGACCGGCTGCTGCCGCGCGAGCAGGGCTATCGCACGGGCCTCCAGGTCGTGCTGCAGGTCGTCGACCTTCTGGTCGGCCGCGATCACGCTCTCGGCCATCTTCAGATCGGCGTCGAGCATGGCCGTCGTGGCGCGCCCGATCGCGGACCCGACCAGGCGGGCCATCTCGACCAGGCCCTCGCCGATCGAGTCAAGTTCCTCGTGGTACGCGTCCCGCATGTGGCTGTCCCTCTCTCGTACGTCTCAGGGGGCTGGCCCCTACGCTCCCACGGTGTGGCCCGGACGCGTCCGTTTCCGGCACCCCGAATGAACCACCACTGTCATCAAGGTGAACTGTGGGCGACGAGGGGCGAGGGTCCCGTCCAGGACGGTTCAGGACCGATCGCAAGAAATGAACCGGATCCGTCCCCTCGGTGAACTCTGGGCGACGAGTGTTCGAGGCGGCACTCGTATGGCTGTGACCGGCACTCACCTGGCGCATAACCTGGAGGCATGGACGTGAACGCGGCGGTCGCCGCAGCGGCAGCGATCGCCGGGGTGTGCACCGGCGTGATCGCCATGCTGGCGTTTCGCTGGAGCGAACGCGACCAGAAACGCCCCACCCGAACCTCATTGCACACGGACCCGGTCCTGCCCCCCGGCGTCGACACGGTCCTCTCCGTGCTGCGCTCCTCCGCCGTCGTCCTCGACGAGGCGGACAGCGTGGTCAAGGCGAGCTCCGCGGCGTACGCGCTCGGCCTGGTCCGCGGCGGCAAGCTCGCCGTGGACCCGATGCTGCAGATGGCCCGCGACACCCGCCGCGACGGGGAGATACGCCAGGTCGAGCTCGATCTGCCCCGGCGCGGCACCGGACGCGGCGAGGCCCTCGCGGTCTCCGCCCGCGTGGCGCCGCTCGGCTCCCGGCTCGTGCTCCTGCTCGTCGAGGACCTCACGGAGGCCCGCCGCATCGAGGCGGTGCGCCGTGACTTCGTCGCGAACGTGAGCCACGAGCTGAAGACCCCGGTAGGCGCCCTGTCGCTCCTCTCCGAAGCGGTCATGGACGCCTCGGACGACCCCGAGGCCGTCGAGCGCTTCGCGGGCCGCATGCAGATCGAGGCGACCCGCCTGACCAGCCTCGTACAGGAGCTGATCGACCTCTCCCGGGTCCAGAACGACGACCCCCTGGAGGACGCCGAACCGGTACGGGTCGACGAACTGGTGGCGGAGGCGATCGACCGCAGCAGGCACCAGGCGTCCCACAAACAGATCACCATGGCGGCGGGAGGCACCGCTGACCTGCAGATCTGGGGCAACCGCGGCCAGCTCGCCGCGGCACTCGGCAACCTCGTCGAGAACGCCGTGAACTACAGCCCCGCCCGCACCCGCGTGGGCATAGCCGCCCGCCGGGTCACCGCACCCGGCGGCGATCTCATCGAGGTGGCGGTCACCGACCAGGGCATCGGCATCTCCGACAAGGACAAGGAGCGCATCTTCGAGCGCTTCTACCGCGTCGACCCGGCCCGCTCGCGGGCCACCGGCGGCACCGGCCTCGGCCTCGCCATCGTCAAGCACGTAGCCGCCTCGCACGGCGGGGAAGTCACCGTGTGGAGCTCCGAGGGTCAGGGCTCCACCTTCACCCTGCGGCTGCCAGAGGCA contains these protein-coding regions:
- a CDS encoding sensor histidine kinase, producing the protein MDVNAAVAAAAAIAGVCTGVIAMLAFRWSERDQKRPTRTSLHTDPVLPPGVDTVLSVLRSSAVVLDEADSVVKASSAAYALGLVRGGKLAVDPMLQMARDTRRDGEIRQVELDLPRRGTGRGEALAVSARVAPLGSRLVLLLVEDLTEARRIEAVRRDFVANVSHELKTPVGALSLLSEAVMDASDDPEAVERFAGRMQIEATRLTSLVQELIDLSRVQNDDPLEDAEPVRVDELVAEAIDRSRHQASHKQITMAAGGTADLQIWGNRGQLAAALGNLVENAVNYSPARTRVGIAARRVTAPGGDLIEVAVTDQGIGISDKDKERIFERFYRVDPARSRATGGTGLGLAIVKHVAASHGGEVTVWSSEGQGSTFTLRLPEAAAHRDRGPGQGGGALDDESVLSDETTTYEPIPAPEVLP
- the phoU gene encoding phosphate signaling complex protein PhoU encodes the protein MRDAYHEELDSIGEGLVEMARLVGSAIGRATTAMLDADLKMAESVIAADQKVDDLQHDLEARAIALLARQQPVATDLRIVVTSLRMSADLERSGDLAQHVAKLARLRFPDSAVPQDLHATILEMGQLAQRLMAKAAEVIITKDVDLALQLEQDDDEMDQLHRTLFQHLIDDRWKHGIETAVDVTLLGRYYERFADHAVSVAKRVVYLVTGEHADEIQPTGTPVEGA